Genomic window (Streptomyces sp. NBC_00078):
CGAGTCGAACTTGGTGTTCGTCAGACCCAGGTTCTTCGCGGCGGTGTTCATCTTGCCGATGAACGACTTCACGCGTGCCGCGCGCGTCGAGCCCGAGCCGAACTTGTCGGCGAGGGCGTAGGCGGCGTCGCAGCCCGACGGCAGCATCAGCCCGTACAGCAGCTGACGGACCGTCACCTTGTCGCCGACGATCAGGTGGGCCTGAGAGGCGTTGTTGGCGACGACGTAGTCGCTGTACGCCTTCTGGATCGTGACCTTGGCGTCGAGGTTCAGGTTCGACGACGCGAGCACGACCTTCGCGGTCATGATCTTGGTGGTCGAGCCGGTGGAGCGCTTGGTGTCCGCGGCTTTCGTGTACAGCGTCTTGGCGTTGGAGTTGTTCATCACGTAGCCGCCCTTGGCCACGATCGAGGGCGTCGCGACGGCCTGCGCGGGTGCCGCCGCGAGGGCGCCGGTCGCGAGCACGGCTCCTGCGGTGACGGTGACCGCGGCGGCTCGGCGACGGCGGCTGCCCTTGGTGCCGGTGATGGCAGTAATCAACTGAAATACCCCGATTACGTCGAATGCCCCTGATGTGCGGCCGAGTTGGGGGGAGAGGAAATAGGGCCGCAGGTGTGTGACACGTAATTAGCACAGAAGGTTGTGCGGTTGCAGAGGCGGGTTCCCCGAAGGGTGATCCATTGAGGTGATCTCCCGGGTGGTCCGTCCGCATGATGGACGGGCGTCCTCATGCGTACGTGTTGTATCTATGCTGTTCGCATGATCAGTCCGGGAACTCTGACCGCCAAGCAGCCACCAGCCGCCGACCGGGTCTACACCCACGTCAAGCACGGAGTTCTCGAGCGCCGTTACGAGGGCGGGACCCTGCTGACCGAGGGTGAACTCGCCGAGGCCGTGGGCGTCTCCCGCACTCCGGTGCGCGAAGCGCTGCTGCGACTGGAGGCGGAAGGGCTGATCAAGCTCTACCCGAAGAAGGGAGCCCTGGTCCTGTCCGTGTCCGCACAGGAGATCGCGGACGTGGTGGAGACCAGGCTGCTGGTCGAGGAGCACGCGGCGCGCAAGGCCGTGCCCGCCCCGGCGGGCCTCGTCGAGCGCCTGGAGGAGCTGCTGGCCGAGCAGAAGGCGCAGGCCGCCTCGGGCGACCTCGCCGCGGCCGCCGTCACCGACCGCTGCTTCCACGCTGAGATCGTCCGCAGCGGGGGCAACGAGATCCTCTCCCGGCTCTACGACCAACTGCGCGACCGCCAGCTGCGGATGGGCGTCGCCGTAATGCACTCCCACCCCGACCGGATCGCCAAGACCCTCGCCGAGCACGAGGAGATCCTCCAGGCGCTGCGCTCCGGGGACGCGGAGGAGGCGGTGGGGGTCGTGCACCGGCACATCGGCTGGTTCTCGCACCTGGCCCGGGGTGAGGTCCGATGAGCTCGGATTCCTCTTCTTCCCGGCTCACCCTGCCGGGTGATCCTCCCCCAGAGGGGACACCCCCGGGCGGCCGCCGTGCGATGGCCGTCTGGGGCATCGGCGTCTCCGTCTACTTCGTCGCGGTCATCTTCCGTACATCCCTCGGGGTCGCCGGCCTGGACGCCGCCGACCGCTTCCACGTCAACGCGTCGGCCCTGTCGACCTTCTCGATCCTCCAGCTCCTCGTCTACGCCGGCATGCAGATACCCGTCGGCCTGCTGGTGGACCGGCTCGGCACCAAGAAGGTGCTGACCATCGGGGTCGTGCTGTTCACGGCGGGGCAGCTGGGCTTCGCCTTCTCCCCCTCCTACGGAACGGCCCTCGCCTCGCGCGCGCTGCTCGGGTGCGGTGACGCGCTGACCTTCATCAGCGTGCTGCGGCTGGGCACCCGCTGGTTCCCGGCGCGGCGCGGGCCGCTGATCGCACAGTTCGCGGGACTCGCGGGCATGGCCGGCAACCTGGTCTCCACGCTGGTGCTGGCCCGGCTGCTGCACGGGGTCGGCTGGACGGCCGCCTTCGCGGGCAGCGCGCTGGCCGGAGCCGTCGTACTCGTCCTGCTCCTGCTGTTCTTGAAGGACCACCCCGAGGGATGCGAGCCGGAGCCGTTCCCGCACCAGGGCGCCGCGTACGTACGGCGGCAGATCGCGGCATCCTGGCGGGAGCCGGGGACGCGGCTCGGGCTGTGGGTGCACTTCACGACCCAGTTCCCGGCGATGGTGTTCCTGCTGCTGTGGGGCATGCCGTTCCTGGTCGAGGCGCAGGGCCTGTCCCGGGCCACGGCCGGCGAACTCCTCACCCTGGTCGTCCTGTCGAACATGGTCGTGGGGCTCGTCTACGGCCAGGTCATCGCCCGGCACCACGCGGCGCGGCTGCCGCTGGCGCTCGGGACCGTGGCGGCGACGGCGACCGTGTGGGCGGCGGCGCTGGCCTACCCGGCCGACCGGGCCCCGATGTGGCTGCTGATCGTGCTGTGCACGGTGCTCGGCGCGTGCGGACCGGCGTCGATGATCGGCTTCGACTTCGCACGGCCGGCCAACCCGGCGGAGCGCCAGGGCACGGCCTCCGGGATCACCAACATGGGCGGCTTCGTCGCGTCGATGACCACCTTGTTCGCGATCGGGGTGCTGCTGGACGCCACCGG
Coding sequences:
- a CDS encoding D-alanyl-D-alanine carboxypeptidase family protein, which produces MITAITGTKGSRRRRAAAVTVTAGAVLATGALAAAPAQAVATPSIVAKGGYVMNNSNAKTLYTKAADTKRSTGSTTKIMTAKVVLASSNLNLDAKVTIQKAYSDYVVANNASQAHLIVGDKVTVRQLLYGLMLPSGCDAAYALADKFGSGSTRAARVKSFIGKMNTAAKNLGLTNTKFDSFDGIGNGSNYSTPRDLTKIASSAMKNSTFRTVVKTKSYTAKTITKTGSTRTMAAWTNTNGLLSSYSGTIGVKTGSGPEAKYCLVFAATRNGKTIIGTVLASSSIAQRESDAKKLLSYGFATS
- a CDS encoding GntR family transcriptional regulator is translated as MISPGTLTAKQPPAADRVYTHVKHGVLERRYEGGTLLTEGELAEAVGVSRTPVREALLRLEAEGLIKLYPKKGALVLSVSAQEIADVVETRLLVEEHAARKAVPAPAGLVERLEELLAEQKAQAASGDLAAAAVTDRCFHAEIVRSGGNEILSRLYDQLRDRQLRMGVAVMHSHPDRIAKTLAEHEEILQALRSGDAEEAVGVVHRHIGWFSHLARGEVR
- a CDS encoding nitrate/nitrite transporter, which gives rise to MSSDSSSSRLTLPGDPPPEGTPPGGRRAMAVWGIGVSVYFVAVIFRTSLGVAGLDAADRFHVNASALSTFSILQLLVYAGMQIPVGLLVDRLGTKKVLTIGVVLFTAGQLGFAFSPSYGTALASRALLGCGDALTFISVLRLGTRWFPARRGPLIAQFAGLAGMAGNLVSTLVLARLLHGVGWTAAFAGSALAGAVVLVLLLLFLKDHPEGCEPEPFPHQGAAYVRRQIAASWREPGTRLGLWVHFTTQFPAMVFLLLWGMPFLVEAQGLSRATAGELLTLVVLSNMVVGLVYGQVIARHHAARLPLALGTVAATATVWAAALAYPADRAPMWLLIVLCTVLGACGPASMIGFDFARPANPAERQGTASGITNMGGFVASMTTLFAIGVLLDATGDNYTVAFSSVFVLQALGISQILRLRGRVARRERERLVASRVETVHVPV